In Miscanthus floridulus cultivar M001 chromosome 19, ASM1932011v1, whole genome shotgun sequence, the DNA window tctatcatgcgttctggcttctttgtattctgattcagcacctccttctagccaactgttgttttggtgagagtagttctacggggctgtctgaataggtgctttgcttctgatctttcttggttgtttgactcaatagttttgactatggtcccttctactttctgtgttgtgacttccacttggtccaagtctctcgaaagtggatttcctttgattttgatcttacttccaatgagatgttgacctggcaggtagtcttgagcgagtccttccgtcgtgcgtccttagggctaCTGACCGGAGAAAGTCTCGGAGTTGTTCCTATTTTTCACTAGGATGTGAcgtcgctctgagttcttctagtgcttctcggatcccatcatagggtgtattcgccgcgcatctttcttcatcttcttgctctaattttcttctattgtactcggctaggtctgactcatatctggTCCAAGCTTCcatgcgctgcctagcacggcattagcgtccttgtttcaatttgtttcttctttctctggcttgcttctaATTCTCgatctcaccatcatgcccctagataaaggataatatgttggactcagattcatccaatgacctgatgtcgggtgcttctgaggggaccaatggtgatcggggatgtcgaaccatgaatacttctcgtgcgtgaattgttccGTTATCGACATCGGTTTCCATACTGTCgtagttgttgataactttagtagaggcttcaaggtcatagatcgagtctccttcttggtagggtagaattgttgttgtcgtcgtgtcaactagtcgggtaccgctatcctcaggaacagaacctgactagtggatgatgcagtcttgagatgttacagttagtacgagacctttctgagctccttttagtgtcattctaagcaccggatcaagGGATCCTTCAGGCAATgtctgataagattttgccatgttgtggagtccgaacgaaaaaggacccgacttcttgaaaggactctgagtgtactccgagttatATTCTTGATAGACCGAGGCCGCGTTCTAGAGCCCCAccagaaaagaacttggtttctcgaaagaactcgggtaagactccatctcagatgcggagcctgagtttgagtcagatgcgcaaagccgcgaaatctgagttggatcggacatcacgagcagCGCGAATGTTCCAACGAGTTGATCTATTATCGTCGccaaaatagaaaggtcttcatggtgatctgaatctttgaggagatggctttggagcttgccatcatcgcctgcctcgtagatccatgaatcaaagatgaaggttgatcccgttgagaagatcatgttgtcgaggtccgtcgagctctcggatgcaaattcaccgaaagcccctacctggcgcgtcagctattgatgtttcaccaccgatagcctgccacgggggtatccggggcagtttgttcgggcttcagcgtatgcagaactcaacggtaagggcaagagacaatcgatttatcctggctcggaccctcgatcgtgatcgagtaatagccctacgtctagtcggcgttagcctttgtgttggattgattgtaaagtgttgtgttgttttTGTCCCAGGAACcccaccctcctttatatagtcaggaggtcagagtcctagttagTTTATAATAAGAGTTCCTAGTATgattacagaatactactactactaagattatatggaaagaatcctagttagactagatcttctcccttccttgtaaggtatcccgtgggtcccgtatcgacaattatgtatctagtgatcatagcaactagagttgttggataggtggcttgcaacccttgtagagctagagtaagtttgcatttcgctatttgtcatactaatcaaattgctttagttggtttgtagatttttaataggctattcacccccctctagccatattaggacctttcactcatctcgctttgccttgcccttgaggatttgtcggccaaaggcctgaggtcctggcAAGCTAGGGCTTAGGCTTCGGTCCTTGCCACTATCGTAGTGTCTGCCACGATGtgggtggtagccacggctagccCCCTCACTCACATCGCCACAGGTATGCCCACGGGCATCGAGAATGTCTCGTGCGTCATGGTGGAGGCCTAGACACTCATGCACCAGAACCACAGTGCATGGTCTGTCACCCTCGCTGCACTTGGTAGACCGACACATCCTCATCAGGTTGTTCTGAGGGCGTGTTACGCCTACGGGCATTGAGGGTGTCGCGTGCGCCATGGTGGGGGCTAAGACGTTCACGCACCAAAACCGCGGTGTGCAGCCTGCATGGGAGCACTATCGGGGCGCTCCGAACAaggtattctagagagagcggctctcctctagCAAGCCACGTCATGATGTTGGCGAACGGAAAAgtgaggtggcataggtcctCCTGGGACTTTCGAGGTCCCAGGAAGGCGCTGAGCTAGCACTctagcctcccgtagttgaagttTAGGAGCTGGTCGCTTCCGGTGCCACGGGCCTCTGGtgtgtgcagctgcagctcctccagCGCCTAGACGATTGCACCGAGGTCgttggagtggagaggttggacagcgGCGGGAGCCTGTGCCAACTCTCCTTCTGTtgtggcgatgaagtctaggtccctaaAGCGCACATGCATgcccgggacctagctgacgttgcgattagccatccgagtcctggtgtggatgtcaagacgctcaaaaggcccctacctggcacgccaactgttggtgttttgagtaaacatcaatgaataaatttctaatattacgcgtctAGACTAGATGGTAtactaagaggacatgaggtttatactggtttgggcagaatgtccctacatctagttcgttgctgttgctcgtgttactagtactgaaagtttatagtaggggttacaaatggtcgagagagggacaggtcccaagtctctggtggaaagaacaaATGGGTGCCGAGAGTTCGGTCGCTGCTCGGCTATGTGTTCAAGGTTTGATGTTAGTGGTTCTGATCTGATACGGTGCGATGCCCtcagtggggtgccctgctttcccttttataggccaaaggaaagcatgggttacaataggagaaaagaggagaacgagagggagaggaagtccttcagggtcgTCGGGCCTTTATTTTCCTTTGTgcgggccccgctgacatggcgGGTGGTGATAGGGACAGCTCCACGCCGAGCGCCTGTCCgccgatgatgccatgccctggcgtTGTCAGCGGGTTGTAACGTCCCACTTCGCCCTGGTGGGCGGCGCGGCGAACCAGTATGCTGATCAACGGCAGtatagggagtaggcagcatagtgacctcATGTTCGTCcctgtgggcgatgtgagttccctggaatgaCATGTCACGGGGATAGGTTGTGttgagatgtgaccgctccctgcacgatgccaaaAGTttaaccttgggttgtactttctggcccgtagtggttgacGGCGTTGTGAGCTTCCGTTAGGAGCTatgcccgaggggtcgggcgaggtggagcccgccctcagacgtcgggcgaggcggagcccatgtccttggtgtcgggtgagacagagcctgttcctagaggtcggacgaggcggatcgcacgaccttggggtcaggtgaggcagagccccccttagaggtcgggtgaggcggagaccacggcctcggtgtcgggcgaggcagagctcgtccctagaggtcgggcgaggcagatcgCATGAccatggggtcgggcgaggcggagcctacccttagtggtcgggcgaggcggagcccgcccttagaggtcgggcgaggcgaagcccacgaCCTAggtgtcgagcgaggcgaagcccgccctcagaggttgggcgaggtggatcgCATGACCTtgggtcgagtgaggcggagcccgtggccagaggtcggtcgaggcggagcctgcggcctcgatgtcggttggagctatagttgcACCTTTGACTGCCTGGATGGATTAACGTATAACGACCATTAacccctcctctttgggtaccctagtattgatcCTCGAcaggagctgaggaaacataccaagggtgttgatacatcattttagtgatcttcacttgcatagtgcttagtgattcattagatgattagcgtaggtgttttgtgaagtgcttatgttgattagaccaccgcttatgcgcttgctctaggtttaggcctagtgtttagtgaggtttgcatacctcttatcactcgatgcttgcgcgcaccattgttgtacatcagaggggcttgtagtcttgcgagatcacaccaaccgcgtttgtggtgtggccgccaccgtgtaccgaagggaataaGACCCGCAGTGgttcagccggaagcttgatagtgaagacggtccggcagaggcttgccggaagacccggggctatccacggatttacctgaccgggagcttggcccctgtgaggggctccaacgaggactagggagaagcttgcgcgcttctcgatacctcggtaaaaataccggagtcgtcgatgggagtttgcatatctctaccttactctttaactttcgcatttacattatttgcataactctttttgcggtagagatagcaacacactagcaaaaccgtagttgcatatttagataatttattttttgcataggttttgctaagaatagaaaaagataccatagtttagagttagacttttaagttgtctaattcaccccctcttaggcgtcactgtCCCATTTCAAATGAgtttttggagatgctctaaaataACTTGAATATCATCTATTGAGAAAAACAGTATTATTCTATCCTCTTTTATACACGTGTCTCAAAAAAAATCTAGTTGCTTGATTTAGAGCACACATATCATCTCCATTCTTACCCCATACGGGGAGTTAAGGTCTTGTTTGTCTCCGGTAGTGATTGCTAATTTGAGCTTTCATAATCTCTTGTATAAATAAAGaacttctaaattataagtcactttgattttttttcattcattttactatgtatctagatatattattatatttagatacatagcaaaacgGATGtattaaaaaagtcaaagcgacttataatttgaaacggatggaGTAACTTTCATCTCAGATTCCATAATTAGGTTGTTTACATTCTACAATATTCCAACAACCTACTAACCataggtttttttttttgcactatgGCATACAAACTTACCTACGATGCCATTATAGACATAATGTGTTGCTTCTTTTTTTCCCCTCCCACCAAGCTCATCTTTGTTCGTCGTGTCTTTGCAACTGTCTTTGGCAGAGTTAGAGCAAATCCGACGAGTTCGCCTGTCTTGTGGGTGCAAGAATTTGTGACCCATGAAAACTCAAACCACATGTAATTATGTTTTAAAATGGAGGAATTACTATAATGATACATAAATTGTAATTACTCGTATTAAGCAATGCAAGCACAATAAAAAAAAACTGATTTGATTTAGTAGCCATTGCATGACGATTACATATAGATCTATCCCCAGGAAAGAGGAAGCCAATATTAATCTCTGATGTGACTTGTTGCACTTGGCTCTCTACATCTTGTACCTAGTTCATTTCTACATCTGACTGTCTAGCAAGATAGATTGCTTAACTAATTGACTAACTCACTAATTTTTTTCTCGCTATCCAATCCAAGCACTCCCTGATACGTCACAACACTGACTTGCATTGGGTTGCTCGAACCGTGCCAACTCTGATCACTCATATCGTATCTTGCTTTGCAAGCATCTATAAATCACATTGCACTGTGTGCATACTACTACTAGCATATATACTGTATGTACAACTCTCTTCTTCGGTCTGGTTTAGTtcaaaaaattttcaccccaaattATCATATCgaatgcatggagtattaaatatagacgaaaaaaaactaattgcacagtttggttgaaaatcgcgagacgaatgttttaagactaattagtccatgattagccataagtgctacagtaactaacatgcgctaatgatggattaattaggcttaataaattcgtctcgcagtttccaggcgagctatgtaattagttttttttattagtatctgaaaaccccttccgacatcacGAAACATCCgacgtgacatccaaaaattttcattctgtgaactaaacacacccttagttATGACTCAATAGGGCTTATAAATTACTCCTGTGTTTTGAATGCCAAATAGGAGGAAGCTAAATACGGGGTAACATAATAGCTAATGAGAACAATTGGTGGTTAGAGCCCATTAACTCTTATTAGCTTATTATTATGATTAACCTATGTTTAACCCATTATCATTGTTCGTCCTAACTACTAGTGATCAGAGTTGGCAAGCAACCAAATGCAAGTTAGCTCATTATGATTAACCTATGTAAGTTTAACCCTTCCGTATTCTTCTTCCTCCTGGAAAATGGATTTGGAAACGTTGCTaggtctctctccctctcctaaCATTTGCCGGCGCTGCTGAATGATTCTCAAAGTCAACTCATCAAACAGCGGTCTGTCTGTGCCACAGTTCCAGACTTTCAATATATCTTCGGTCTGTTCgcttggctgtggcttgtcgtaaacgatcgtaaatttttaattagaacagtatttttctctcatacaaactAGCTAGAAGTACTTTTTCACAGACCAGCAATGATATAAACCAGCCAAGAACAGGCTCTTAGCATTCGCTACATGACGATTTCTATCCATCGATGCGACAATTTGCTCGCCTCACAAATCTGTCCCTACtactttatttatttatatattagtatTATATCAGTCCAGTCAAGTTTATTTATATGTGCTATATATCAgtctgtttgtttggctgtggcttgtcgtaaatgatcgtaaactttcagccggaacagtatttttctctcacacaaaccagccagcagtacttcttcacgaaccagcaacaatacgaaccagccaaccgaacaggctgtatatttATATAGTTTGCTTAGTAGTATGACCTAATCGTACAGTACATGACAGGGTTGCCAATCAGCAATCCAATCAGAAGATAAATCCCCCAACAACCAACACTTGTCCCACACCACTAGCGTACCACAATCAGCCGCCTGTCTCTGCCTGCTAAAAGCTTCAGAAACCGACAGCCGGAGACACTGAAGCAAAGCTCCAGAAACCAACAGCCATGCATTTGTGATTTGCCTGCCTGCCCCCATTAATCAAGCTGCTAAATATCACACATATATCAGGAATTCAGGATGAGGATGATGCAGTTACATATCACATTCCATCCATCCCCTTTCCGGCCTGTCCCTTCCTTTCCTGACGTGTCATATTGACTCCACATTGCATCATCAACATCACTGCATCTAGGAGCCAAAGCATGTATGTAACTAACACATCAGTTAGTCCTTTATACACATGTATGTAACCTGTCATTTATTCCCATGCTATTGCTTGCTTCTGTACGTTATGGTTATGCACACTAGTGACTAGTACATTCTACAGACTGCAGAGCTAGCATTACAGCTGAGTACCCAAGAGCCAGCAGAGTCTGTAATGTATGATTCATTCTGCCTTTCTCTTTCGAAAGAAGATTTATTCTGCCTTCTACTTCTACACAACACAGCTTATAAACTAGTGGAGTACATAGTATACACACGCGAGGAGGATCGGAGGCTGCTGCAGTAAGCCAGCTAGCTACTCTTTCTCATCCGCCCCAGCAGCAGGCTCGTTGCTGGTCGCCACTCCACCATTGTCATGTGAAAAATGGGACTTCAATCCAATCCAGCACTGGTAGTAATCGAGGTCTCGACACGGGGAATCCAGAGCCCATCGGCACACGCGAGGGATAAGCGAAGACTCGAACATGAACGCCAACGTACCACTGAGCCTGAATGGCTCGTTGGCACCAGCACGGCTGATCGTTGCCTCATATGTCTTGGTGTCTGGCCCATGTGGTGTCATGCAGCTATGAAGGCTGCCGCCTCCAGGAAGAAAACCATCGGCCTTAGCCTGCAGGTTCACAAACACAAACCACTATCTAGTTATGCATCGTCCTTGAGAAACCTGCTCTTCATGACTGCTGTAGTGCATTGAAAACATGCCAGAGACACAAAGACAGCCTTTCATCTGGTTCGTCTTACCTCATATATCCCATAAATGAGGCCCATGAATTCACTCATGCAGTTGCGGTGGTAGTACGGAGGGCGGAATGTATTTTCAGCAACCAGCCATCTAGGTGGGAATATTACGAAATCAAGCAACGCGACGCCAGGCTTATCAGTTGGCGCAGTTAGAACTACAAATCAATTGAGCAAAGCATACGAGGCACAGAATTGTTAGTGGTAGGCCTGAAGATGCAGCGGATTCCACAGAAACCGAATCCTACCGTGAAAATGAGTTACCTGTGTTTACTGATGGGTCACCATGGTCAAAGAGGACGGTATTGAATGGACAAAACTTACTCAGGTCATACTGAAAGGAAACACAATGGAGTCACCAAAAAAGAGCAGACACATTTTAATGACAAGTGCAAAGGACACAAGAGGTACTAGCTTAGAATTTGAGCTACAGTGGataccttgtaagggacataaTTCCCATGCCATGCGACCACATTGAATGGAGAAAAATCCTGCGTGGCAGTGAACAGCTCACCGCCATACTTCTGCACTATTGTGTATCCAGGGTGGTGGTCCTGCTGAAACCATGCTGTGGGGGAAAGGAAATCCCTCGGTGAAGCCAAGCCATTGGCACCTGCACACACAGTCAAGAGTTAGGTATACTCTTTTGGATTCTCTGTGTGACAAAATTGGAAAAGGGAAGCCATAAAAAAAGAAAGGCATGGGCACTATTACCAATTGGGCCAAGATCAGGGAGCTGAAAATGGGTGCCGAATATCTCAGAGACATAGCCACGCGAGGGGCCATCCGGCAAGTCAACAGCAAAGCGGAGACCTTGAGGAATCACGACGATCTCGCCGGGTGAAACGAGCAGCCTTCCGCACTCGGTTGTGATGAATAACCCTGGGCTTGTGTGATGGCAAAAGAACATGACAGATAGTGAACATGTGCTTTATTATCATTTCCACACAGAAAGAGAAGGTAAGCGCTGCTGAATAGACATCGCACCAAATATGCTTAGGACCCTCCCTGCAACAGCGATGGGGCAACCATTTGCTTTTGGCTTTGAAATCGTGGAGATAATAAAGGCAGGGTGGAAGGACATGGAGTGGCACAGGTGGAACACTGAAAGCGACGCCAACAGCATTTAATTTGTTTTTGGGGGGGAGCAACAGAAGAATGTGATGTGATTACTAGTCTAGTGATGTAGTGGTAGTTGAATTGTCCGGTGACAAAAGTCTAGtatatatgtcaaatttgaagCAAAAGAATATGTAGTTCAAGTGTTAGCTGACAGACAGACACTAGAGGAGAAGAGGTTCAGAAGAATGTAATAACGGGAATGAAATCCTTACAGGTGATCAATTAGGTGATAGAAGAACTTACTTCCTTGCTGGGGAACAATGAGGAAGTCACCGTCGGCATTGCAAAAGGCGCATCCATCCATGGACTTGTTAGCAGCATACCTACGTTACGTTACGCACATGAGGATGGATCCAAGGATTCAGTCAACTTCTAGTTGCTTGTAAGATAAGAAGCAGCGGCaggggaggggagaggagaggaagCACGACATGTGGATGGCGTATCCGTGTCGGAGGCAAGAGCTGCCGGCGCCGCAGACGGTGTAGAGCCCGTCGATGAAGTCGAGGCCCGGGTGGAGGGGCACGTCGGCGGGCCTCCAGCGCAGCTGCGTGGGCGTGGCGACGGTGGTGGCGCGGTCAAACTCGCTGACGAGGCGCTCGTTGGTGGGCTTCCGCGGGTAGAAGGGCTCGTGGGTCACCGACGGCTTGATCCGGTACAGCCACCTGCAGCGGAAGCAAGAGGAGGAGCAAAATGAATCCGATCCCCATCCCTTCTCATCCCCATCCCTTCCCCACGGGGAGCTTGTGTGATTGATTGCCTAATTGGAATGGAACggcagagacagagagagagagagagagacgtacGTGCGGAGGTTCCGGGCGCGCGGGGTGGTGAAGGAGGTGCCGGACAGCTGCTCGGCGTAGAGTCCCAGCGGGCACACCAGCGGGCTGTTCTGCCCCACGGGGAGCGACCCCGGCACCGCCTCCGACGAGAAGCTGTTGCCCAGCCCCGAGAGGTAGCGCAGGTCGggcggcgcaggagcaggaggtggCTGCTGCTCCTCCATGGCCATTGCTGATAGCAGCGCAGAGCCGACTGCCGGGGCTGCTTGCTGGTTGCGACCACGACGCCCAGGCCAGGCCAACAGCACGTCAGCAGAGCAGAGTACTCGGAGACGGCACGGCAGAGCGGAGTGCATGCATGTTTATCCTCTTCCGGACCGTCCGACATTACCCTTTCCTCGGCAGcagctgctgttgcttttttacTTCTCCTTCGTTCCTTTCGCCGCTATCAGACAAACTAGGCAGGCATGTGAAGTCTGAAGTGATACTCTTGCATCTCTACGGCAAGGTAAACAGCAGCGACGGGATAGTATTCATTAATTTAATTTACATATGTAAAGCAGAGTGAAGAACTGGTCTATAGAGACTCAAATATACATTAGTTATTCATTATCGCTACATAAATGTACATGCTTTCAGGAAAACAGAAAACAGTATGCAAACATTCGAAATCGTTACAAAAAGTACAGATGCTTGACATGTTGTGGATTGTAGGAAAACAATAGATGCTGGACCCTCGTCTCCAAATTAGTTCATCAAGAATGAAACCACTGTTGCTGCATGACCTTTGTGCTCTCAGAATGTTCTCCCTGCAATCTCTTTGTGCAACTGTATCCTTTAGATACACCTGTGAATAGGCTTGTAAACTAATTAAAATTGTTGGTCAATAAAAATTTGGGATGAGCATGTCAAGCTCATTAGAAATAATTCCAACATCAGTAAGGTTGTCATTGACAACAGAGAATCTCAACAGCAGTGGGGATGATCAAAGGTTACATGAAACTTTTAGaaaaaagaataaatcaattTTATATCGCCTAATGGAGGAGATGAACTATCTGGTTATTGGGTGTATTTCTGATGGGAGTTCATATTGCCCACACCAAAAAAAACTACATAATAATAAGATTGATCTTGGCAACAATTTATTTCTTAGGGTTAGGGATAATGACTAAATGCATTGAATTTGTGTGAGAACTGTCATATGATATTCTTCAGCAAAGaagaataaatcaacttatcaccccaaaggaggagatgaactaTCTCTGCTCATCGTGTGCATTTCGTATGGGATTTCATATTGTCCAGACAAATAATATCTTATCAGAACCGAAATTAGAGAATCAATAATGCCATTCCTGTGAAATTTGCTTTCAATTTTCATTCCATTTTCTGCTCATCTAACTCAATTAAATCAGTACCCAAATATGCACAAAGTGAATGGTACAGAAGCTACCATGGTTCAATGTATAGTAAGGAGTCTAACAACCGTGGATACATTAGATGCTAACCTCAGCCTCATCGCATTTCAATTAAACTCTTCGGATGAAGCAGGTGTTGCCTAATTATAAGTGATGTAAAGAAATCTGCAAACTCTTCATTGTCATGTGCTCGAGTTAAGGGAGTAGGGTCCAAACTTGTCTGACACTTTTATAAGTTATTTTGTTGGCAAGACAAAATCACGCCAAATTTGGGATGTATCGGCTATAGGCTATTATTGAGAATCTAGGTGCTGAGCAGGGCTGCCAAAAAATTTGGGATAAGTAAAAATAGGGCATAACAATCTTTGAACTGAATGATAGAACCAAGAGTGATGCCTTGTGCAAATTAGAGGCATTTCATTCTTTCTCCTATAACTAATTGGTAAATACAGACGGACTGAGGCTCAACGGTATGTATTAAAGTACATACCATGACTCACCTGCTAGTATTCAGAGTTGATCTCATTGCTACTGAATATGAATCTCTGTTGAACATGGAGAGGTCGTAGTTAGGAGGGAAGCAACATAGGGACCAACACGGACTCACCACTTCTGCTCATATAGAAGAATATAATAGCATTAACCAACAAAAACATGCAGTACCTTGAGAAGGAAATTTTCTTGTTGAAAGAGACTTATCAAGTCTGTTGTGCCATGGTGCAAAAAAACTGAACTGCAAAAAAATGAAGGTCAGAACAAAGCTAATAAGAATATATATGGTGTTGTGAAAGTAGCGCTACGCCCGCATATTTGGTGTGTGAAAGTACACGTAAAGGTATCGTGACACGGTATTTGAAAACAAAAATGAACTTTTA includes these proteins:
- the LOC136527218 gene encoding homogentisate 1,2-dioxygenase-like, producing MHSALPCRLRVLCSADVLLAWPGRRGRNQQAAPAVGSALLSAMAMEEQQPPPAPAPPDLRYLSGLGNSFSSEAVPGSLPVGQNSPLVCPLGLYAEQLSGTSFTTPRARNLRTWLYRIKPSVTHEPFYPRKPTNERLVSEFDRATTVATPTQLRWRPADVPLHPGLDFIDGLYTVCGAGSSCLRHGYAIHMYAANKSMDGCAFCNADGDFLIVPQQGRLFITTECGRLLVSPGEIVVIPQGLRFAVDLPDGPSRGYVSEIFGTHFQLPDLGPIGANGLASPRDFLSPTAWFQQDHHPGYTIVQKYGGELFTATQDFSPFNVVAWHGNYVPYKYDLSKFCPFNTVLFDHGDPSVNTVLTAPTDKPGVALLDFVIFPPRWLVAENTFRPPYYHRNCMSEFMGLIYGIYEAKADGFLPGGGSLHSCMTPHGPDTKTYEATISRAGANEPFRLSGTLAFMFESSLIPRVCRWALDSPCRDLDYYQCWIGLKSHFSHDNGGVATSNEPAAGADEKE